The Chitinophaga caeni genome segment AACAAAGTTGACTTAGTTGACGATGCTGAGTTATTAGAATTAGTTGAGTTCGAAATCCGCGACTTATTGTCTTCTTACGGTTTCGACGGTAACGAAGTTCCTATCATTAAAGGTTCTGCAACCGGCGCTTTAGCTGGTGAAGCCCAGTGGGTTTCTGCTATCGACGAATTGATGGCTGCAGTTGATGAATACATTCCATTACCTCCCCGCCCGGTAGATCAACCGTTCTTGATGTCAGTTGAGGACGTATTCTCTATCACTGGTCGTGGTACTGTTGCTACAGGTCGTATCGAACGCGGTCGTATCAAAGTTGGTGAGAACGTTGAAATCGTAGGTTTGGTTCCAGAACCATTGAAATCTACTTGTACCGGTGTGGAAATGTTCAAAAAATTATTGGACGAAGGTGAAGCTGGTGATAACGCAGGTTTATTGTTGCGTGGTATTGAGAAAACTCAAATCCGTCGCGGTATGGTTATCTGCCAACCAGGTTCTATCACTCCTCACACTGAATTTAAAGCTGAAGTTTACGTATTGAGCAAAGAAGAAGGTGGTCGTCACACTCCATTCTTTAACAAATACCGTCCTCAGTTCTACTTCCGTACTACAGACGTTACCGGTGAGTGCGTATTGCCTGCTGGCGTAGAAATGGTTATGCCTGGTGATAACGTGAGCTTGGAAGTTAAATTGATCGCTCCGATCGCTATGGAAAAAGGTCTGAAATTCGCTATCCGCGAAGGTGGACGTACCGTAGGTGCTGGTCAAGTTACCGAGATCGTTAAGTAATAATTCCCATTCGCAAGTAGGAAATACATAATAAAGTTATATATTTACCTTGCTTGCTGAATCATAAAGTACAGCGTTCTTTAGCGAATGTTTCATTTGACGAAGAACGCTGTATTCTCAAACGGGCATAGTTCAATGGTAGAATAGCGGTCTCCAAAACCGTTGATATGGGTTCGAATCCTATTGCCCGTGCATGATTGATCTGGTTATCGTTTTATCGTTATCTTTCCGGATTATGATCAGCAATGTATCATGAACGATATACGGTTATCTTTCATATAACGATTAATTTACTGTAAGATGAACAAGATCAGAAATTATTTTAGGGAATCATATTACGAGCTAACACAGAAAGTTACCTGGCCTACCTGGGACGAGTTACAATCTTCTACGATGATTGTACTTGTTGCTACGATTATCATCACTTTGATGGTTTGGGGTATGGACACCCTTTCTCATTTAGTTCTAACCCAATATTATAATTTGTTCTAATGATGGATGCAGCCAATAACCCCACCCAAGAAACTAAATGGTACGTGCTGCGCGTTGTGAGTGGGAAGGAAAAGAAAGTAAAAGAATATTTGGATATCGAAATCCGTCGCTCCGACTGGGGTAATGTGATCTCCCAAGTGTTCTTACCCGTAGAAAAAGTTTACAAGGTGCAAGCCGGTAAAAAAGTAATGCGGGAGAAAAACTTCTATCCTGGTTACGTGATGATCGAAGCGGTGGATGGTAAAATGACTGACGAAGTGATCCAAGCTATCCGCAACGTGTCTGGCGTTATCCATTTCCTCGGTAAAGACCAACCGATCGCACTGCGCAAATCCGAAGTAAATAAAATGCTCGGAAAAGTAGATGAGCTGACCGACCAGGGTATTACCATGAGTGAACCGTTTATCGTGGGTGAAACCATTAAAATTATCGATGGTCCGTTCAATGATTTCAACGGTATTATCG includes the following:
- the tuf gene encoding elongation factor Tu produces the protein MAKETFKRDKPHVNIGTIGHVDHGKTTLTAAITTILSNKGLAEKRGYDEIDAAPEEKERGITINTAHVEYETSTRHYAHVDCPGHADYVKNMITGAAQMDGAILVVAATDGPMPQTKEHILLARQVGVPRIVVFMNKVDLVDDAELLELVEFEIRDLLSSYGFDGNEVPIIKGSATGALAGEAQWVSAIDELMAAVDEYIPLPPRPVDQPFLMSVEDVFSITGRGTVATGRIERGRIKVGENVEIVGLVPEPLKSTCTGVEMFKKLLDEGEAGDNAGLLLRGIEKTQIRRGMVICQPGSITPHTEFKAEVYVLSKEEGGRHTPFFNKYRPQFYFRTTDVTGECVLPAGVEMVMPGDNVSLEVKLIAPIAMEKGLKFAIREGGRTVGAGQVTEIVK
- the secE gene encoding preprotein translocase subunit SecE, coding for MNKIRNYFRESYYELTQKVTWPTWDELQSSTMIVLVATIIITLMVWGMDTLSHLVLTQYYNLF
- the nusG gene encoding transcription termination/antitermination protein NusG, which translates into the protein MMDAANNPTQETKWYVLRVVSGKEKKVKEYLDIEIRRSDWGNVISQVFLPVEKVYKVQAGKKVMREKNFYPGYVMIEAVDGKMTDEVIQAIRNVSGVIHFLGKDQPIALRKSEVNKMLGKVDELTDQGITMSEPFIVGETIKIIDGPFNDFNGIIEEVIEDKKKLKVTVKIFGRATPVELNFMQVEKIS